In Arcobacter sp. F2176, a single genomic region encodes these proteins:
- the rpoD gene encoding RNA polymerase sigma factor RpoD, whose amino-acid sequence MSAKDLNKEIEKLAKEYKDSTLTFEKVIKLFPKAPSSQNIKKLIALMQLYNVNMMTSQEQAKVMNAAEAKRREDQRNKMIDGGEDSVYDLLKNKELLEWSRSDSPVRMYLREMGQIPLLTKEEEIEISKKIEMGEDIILDAICFVPYLVDFILEYKEPLVNRERKVKELFRNFDDEDNDNDSDDDDTDDTSSDDSEEVEETEEETSGKKQKKLDKRAETIIAAFKILEKAKKDWIKFQSKETAKSDDEFDVITFNLSTAFKKQVLKQALIDLGPTSKLITEIVKAMETALKSDTGFDSELKRLEYKLPLFNDTLKKNHEKLLENIINLSKVQITSMVPEATMVSTYMEIKKLFQTAEASKGGFDLLPEELLDVLEQIKRGKKITDEAKTRMAKSNLRLVVSIAKRYTNRGLPFLDLIQEGNIGLMKAVDKFEYKKGYKFSTYATWWIRQAISRAIADQARTIRIPIHMIETINRINKIIRKGIQENGKEPNVDEIAKEVGLPVDKVKQVIKITKEPVSLEAPIGSDEDGKFGDFVPDDKAPTPVDNIMKEDLQNQIDQILAQLNEREQAVVRMRFGLMDDASDRTLEEIGKELSVTRERVRQIESSAIKKLKHPKVGKNLKNYVES is encoded by the coding sequence ATGAGTGCAAAAGATTTAAATAAAGAAATTGAAAAATTAGCAAAAGAGTACAAAGATTCTACATTAACTTTTGAAAAAGTTATTAAACTTTTTCCTAAAGCTCCCTCAAGTCAAAATATAAAAAAATTAATTGCTTTAATGCAATTATATAATGTAAACATGATGACATCTCAAGAGCAAGCAAAAGTTATGAATGCTGCTGAAGCTAAAAGAAGAGAAGACCAACGAAATAAAATGATTGATGGTGGTGAGGATAGTGTTTATGACTTACTAAAAAACAAAGAACTTTTGGAGTGGTCAAGATCTGATTCTCCTGTTAGAATGTACTTAAGAGAAATGGGACAAATTCCATTACTTACAAAAGAAGAAGAAATAGAAATCTCTAAAAAAATTGAGATGGGAGAAGATATAATTCTTGATGCTATTTGTTTTGTCCCATATTTAGTTGACTTTATTTTAGAATATAAAGAACCTTTAGTAAATAGAGAAAGAAAAGTTAAAGAGCTTTTTAGAAACTTCGATGACGAAGACAATGATAATGATTCAGACGATGATGATACTGATGATACTTCAAGTGATGATTCAGAAGAAGTTGAAGAGACAGAAGAAGAAACTAGTGGGAAAAAACAAAAGAAACTAGATAAAAGAGCTGAAACTATTATTGCTGCATTTAAAATATTAGAAAAAGCAAAAAAAGACTGGATAAAATTCCAATCAAAAGAAACAGCAAAATCAGATGATGAATTTGATGTTATTACATTTAATTTATCTACTGCATTTAAAAAACAAGTATTAAAACAAGCATTGATTGATTTAGGACCAACTTCTAAACTTATTACAGAAATCGTAAAAGCTATGGAAACAGCACTTAAATCAGATACAGGTTTTGACTCTGAATTAAAAAGACTAGAATATAAATTACCTCTTTTTAATGATACTTTGAAGAAAAACCATGAAAAACTTTTAGAAAATATTATTAATTTATCTAAAGTTCAAATTACATCAATGGTTCCAGAAGCAACTATGGTTTCTACTTACATGGAAATCAAAAAGCTTTTCCAAACAGCAGAAGCTTCTAAGGGTGGATTTGATTTATTACCTGAAGAGTTATTAGATGTTTTAGAACAAATAAAGCGTGGTAAAAAAATCACAGATGAAGCAAAAACAAGAATGGCGAAATCAAACCTTAGACTTGTTGTATCTATTGCAAAAAGATACACAAATAGAGGTTTACCTTTCTTAGACTTAATCCAAGAAGGAAACATTGGTCTTATGAAGGCTGTTGATAAGTTTGAGTATAAAAAAGGTTATAAATTCTCTACTTATGCAACATGGTGGATTAGACAAGCAATTTCAAGAGCCATTGCTGACCAAGCTAGAACTATTAGAATTCCAATTCATATGATTGAAACTATCAATAGAATCAATAAGATTATCAGAAAAGGTATTCAAGAAAATGGGAAAGAGCCAAATGTGGATGAAATCGCAAAAGAAGTTGGATTACCTGTTGATAAAGTAAAACAAGTTATTAAAATCACAAAAGAACCAGTATCTTTAGAAGCTCCTATTGGATCTGATGAAGATGGTAAATTTGGAGATTTTGTACCTGATGATAAAGCTCCAACACCAGTTGATAATATTATGAAAGAAGATTTACAAAATCAAATTGACCAAATATTAGCTCAACTAAATGAAAGAGAACAAGCAGTTGTTAGAATGAGATTTGGTCTTATGGATGATGCTAGTGATAGAACTCTTGAAGAGATTGGAAAAGAGTTAAGTGTTACAAGAGAAAGAGTAAGACAAATCGAATCAAGTGCAATTAAAAAATTAAAACATCCAAAAGTTGGAAAAAACCTTAAGAATTATGTAGAAAGCTAA
- a CDS encoding 3-isopropylmalate dehydratase small subunit → MSKITGKVWNFGANIDTDIIIAARYLNSSDPEHLAKYIMEDADPEFPKKLQKGDIIVAGENFGCGSSREHAPIALKAAGVAAVVAPSFARIFYRNAFNMGLPIFELPESLEIKEGEEISIDLDNGEITNNTQNKTYKFTAIPPFMQELIATGGLINYAKAEMNKEK, encoded by the coding sequence ATGAGTAAAATTACTGGTAAAGTATGGAATTTTGGGGCGAATATTGATACTGATATCATTATTGCAGCAAGATATTTAAATAGCTCAGATCCAGAGCATTTAGCTAAATATATTATGGAAGATGCAGACCCAGAATTTCCAAAAAAGTTACAAAAGGGTGACATCATTGTTGCTGGAGAGAACTTTGGGTGTGGAAGTTCAAGAGAACATGCTCCTATTGCTTTAAAAGCTGCTGGAGTTGCTGCAGTTGTTGCTCCATCTTTTGCTAGAATTTTTTATAGAAATGCATTTAATATGGGATTACCAATTTTTGAATTGCCTGAATCATTAGAAATAAAAGAGGGTGAAGAGATTTCAATTGATCTAGATAATGGTGAAATAACAAATAATACACAAAATAAAACATATAAATTTACAGCTATTCCTCCTTTTATGCAAGAACTAATTGCAACAGGTGGATTAATCAATTATGCTAAAGCTGAAATGAATAAGGAAAAATAA